The DNA window ATGATTCTATATTACAGAACCATTATGTCAATTTCGAGGTTCGAAGGTATGGATTCGATGAATGTTTTCGTTTATGCTCGTCATCTAATGAGCTTGCATCAttatcttcttttttttcatcaatttTAGATGTGGAATGTGATAGGGTACTATATTTGCTTTTAAACTCATGAGtatcatcttttttttcatcagcTTTAGTTGTGGAATGTGTCAAGGTACTATATTTGCTTTTAAGCTCATGGATGTCATCTTTTTTAActtcatcttttttaacttcatcttttttaacttcatcttttttttcatcagcTTTAGTTGTGGAGTGTGTCAAGGTACTGTATTTGCTTTTAAATTCATGAGTGTCATCTTTTTTgatttcatcttttttaacttcatcttttttttcatcagcTTTAGTTGTGGAATGTGTCAAGGTACTATATTTGCTTTTAAATTCATGAGTGTCATCTTTTTTgatttcatcttttttaacttcatcttttttttcttcggATTTAGCTGGTGTGTTTGGTACGATAACAAATTTGCCTTTGACATCACTgtcatcttttttttcatcaatttTTACTTCATCTTTTTTGTCATCGGCTTTAGCTGGTGTGTTTGGTACGATAACAAATTTGCCTTTGACATCACTgtcatcttttttttcatcaatttTTACTTCATCTTTTTTGTCATCAGTTTTAGTTGGTGCATTTCCTACGATAACAAATTTACCTTTAACATCACTGTCATCTTTTTTGTCATCAGTTTTCActtcatcttttttttcttcggATTTAGCTGGTGTGTTTGGTACGATAACAAATTTACCTTTGACATCATCgtcatcttttttttcttcggATTTAGCTGGTGTGTTTGGTACGATAACAAATTTACCTTTGACATCATCGCCATCTTTTTTGTCATCAGTTTTCActtcatcttttttttcatcaggTTTAGCTGGTGCGCTTCCTACGATAACAAATTTGTTATTGGCATCACTGTCatcttttttcatttcatcAGCTTTTActtcatcttttttttcagcaTCTTTTActtcatcttttttttcagtgTCATCTTTCTTTTCATTAGGGCTAGCTACAGTAACTGATTCAGATGTAGATTTGTGTCCATCGTGAGACATTTTTTCTCCAATCCATAATCTCCATTGTTTTTGTTGAATCCATTTATGAGTATATAATTGAAGCCATTCATTGAACATTTCgtgtttttcatttttccaTTCTTCCCATAATTCCCAATTTTCATTGACATATTTCGATTCCTTTAATGATGTCCAATACTTCCAATCACTTCCTTCTTTGTATATTCTTTCTTTCCAAGCATACCATAATCTTTGGTCTTCTACTGGTAATACTTCTACTGAAAATTCATCAACTTTCGAAAAGAAATTATCTTCTTCATATTTCCAGTCAAGAGTTATCCATTCTTTTATTTGGCTATCTTTCCAATGGCGCCATGTATCCATAGTCCATTTACAATACTCTGCTTCAGCTTGAGAAAGCCATTCTTTTAGATCACCTTCTAAAAGTTGTTGTGCTTCTGTTAACATccatattttccatttatcATCAGACCAGTTTtctgatttttttaaaaattcgaTCTTGTATTCTTGATCCATATTAGGGTTAAAATGCAACCATTTTGCTTGTAGTTCTTTTACCCATTCTATCAATTGAGCATCTTTTTTATCCATCCATTCGCTTTTACTTTTATCAACATTGTTGATAAATTTGTTCCATCTATCTTCTAATGTTAGCATCCATTTTTTCCAAGCATTATGTTTCCATTCATCTGTTTTTGACATGGGTGCTTGGTCATCTGTATACTTACATTtgttgtaaatattttttaaatgggGAATTGGATTTAGGCTATCTTCTTCCTTTTTACCTTTATTATTCTGTAAAAAAGAGAAACAATATAGGATATGCACAGAAATAtaagtaaataaatatatataatccgTCACATGGTAGTGTGTATATGCATCTAAACATGCATACTAACTCATACAAATAacacatatatgcattgcatgtatgcataatgataatataatttaaatggtattttattttacctTTGATTTCATCATTATCAAATATCCCATGTATGCTGCAATTAATGCAAAAGCgcatatattcaaaaaattatccaTAATCCCACCTTGGGGTGCACCGTCGATAGTTCTAACTATTGCTCCACCCCCAACGCCATTAAACAGCATGCGTTTAGCATTGtcataataattcataaGTGCGCTCATATTGATTTACACAggtaaaaattaaaaataaacttaGCTAAGATTATTGTGTGTATATAACACTcgtatttttcttattaactatattcatataatgaGTATATTAACGATGATATATTGTATGATGCgccatataatatttgttttttatatattatatatcatttgcGAAAAAGTCAACAAATATGTAAAGGTTAATTCGGGgtgatatataatataatattattttataaatctaataaaatattattataaaaatgatacaTTGCATAAACTttgtattttaatattattaaatttactAGCCATGATCACATATGTAATATTAAATGTGTAtcatgtatattttattataagtaAATTTgcttaattaaaaaaaaaaattcgaatatgcatatatttgcatgtacattttttgtttttaaagatattttccaatatgcataaaatctataatttttgttaaatgCATTTAATGCATCtaagaattattattttatgacaaaattaaaattgattCTATTTAGATCAAATTAAATACACATACCCGTATATGCACAtctaatttatttgatatgaataaaaaattaaacacATGAAAGATTAAACACTaccatattaaaataaatatatccaaaaaaaaataaatattaaaaagttaaaaaatatacaagtGTATgatacaataaatatatgaataattattaacacatgtttttgctttatttgatagtaaatttttagaatcattatttttttattctcgTATCTTaccatatattattaatgcatacaccttttattattttggtatattttttttttaataaaaaaattacacacatctaagtaaaaatataaagggTCAATTCCCCGGAAGGTATCAactataatttataaattaattggAGGGAAGCAacaaacaaattattattttttatgcattgggtcaaaatattaaaaatattagtaTCGTactaaattaatttttaataaattatgtgCACTTTCGTGGTAATATTTATCAATAAATTTCTATTGtgcatattaatttaatatttattttttctttttagtCAGATGCATTTTATAATCAGCAatgtgttattatttttatttttaaatataaaaaaaaaccaaaaaaaaatgtgttgttatatagtaaaaattatgcaaTAAATTGCATAATGGTGAAAGAAAATTGTGTATGtaattaaacatattaaaaaacattttttgtgCATTATTTGCAATAATATGCAAAGACAGCAGATCCagtgtaataaatattataattttttcattttaaatacttacaataaaaatggtgggatatatattttattgatatTATTGATCGTTATTTATCaatgtaaaaattttaataaaaaaaacaagccTAATTtgttaacaaaaaataaataataattacatTGATGTGTTAGTATGCATGATTTTCGCTATAACAATTCTTAAATTGCACAATGACCTTTATGCAAATTTTCACTGTGTAAAAAGGTGAAGGTTCATTAACTTTGGGCAATAAAACAAACAATAACTGAATTACGTGAAATAATCGTAATAACAAATATGactataataaaatagggGAAGCAAATATtgctataaaaaaaataaatggtgTAATAACTCTTGCATTTTAGTATAAAATAGGGaagtaatttttttaataaagggatattcaatattaaaaaagtaaatatatttaaaaattccaTATGTCTattgattatttaatttgcatagatatatatatatccaggtttattaaattataatattacaaaGATATAAAGTATGGGACTACTAAAAATAGTCAAAAGGgcttataaaatattattccgtgaaaaatattgtttaaaAACAATGTATTAACTACAGATAATTATAAAGGGAACATTTTGGCatcaataattttatttcgaaagaatattaaaaaatagtattcATATGTTAATAAGTATGTAAGTTTTGTGCTtagcatattattatatattggaAAAAAGGTGATCATTAGGAATGTTCCAATAAGTTGggttatattattatggaATATGAATAAGAATGGtttgattttattaatataatatttacacTCCTAATAAGTcattgttatatttaaaatggcCGTGTACATGTATTTtacaacaaaaatattatcatacTTTTCAGTTATTTCATTAGGATTTCTGCTatgaaaatagtataaaagTTAGTTTGTTTCTATTAAAATAACCTTCACGATTTGTTTATGGTAGCAAATAGCAAgctattataaatatatattgtttattcCATGGAACAAATTGAACAAtacattttgtattttatgaaaaaatatataaaaaatttatatattgtaatttTAATTGTCAAGGAAATCATTGATTTATGGATGAAATACTAATTGgaaatatttgaatattttcctAAAACCCAATAAGgttatacacatatattagGCGAAAGTATATTATTCAGCTATGTGTTGGCTGTGTAATACTAAagtaatttaaaaatacagttttcatttataaaaataagatcATCATTCTTATATTTAGTAGGAATAacttgtatatatacaggttatatatttgcttagttgtaatttttactaaaaataaatgaatggCTTtagattttatttttagttCGTTTCAgtcgaaaaaaatacaatttcaAGAATGCGAAATTTGGTAATGATCATAAAATGCAGAAAACTCTATTTTCGATTTTAAACctcaaaatgaaatatattataaaaaaattataaaatattaaaatttaaaaaatatacacattaataaaatgcGCTTGGGAATATagtacaaaaatatatgttttatgaATGTGTTAAGGCTGGGccctttatatattataaatattgcaaaatcatttaaaaaaataaaatatatataaatagcgGGGcctatataatacataaataaaagactattattaaatatatttgtttacttataaataaaaaacagtaaattttcataacattttataggttattttttttattaattaaaaatttagtccttattataattaaaattattatcaaatagtatataattaaagtTAAAAGAGTGTAACAAATTAAAGAATCaaacaaaaagaaatacaaaataatgataatctatatatattttaaaaatgcttaatgaaaatgatgcaGACGACGAATATGGCGATGGtgatttttcatattcagTAAGAAAGAAAGCCCCAAGAAAGAAATT is part of the Plasmodium chabaudi chabaudi strain AS genome assembly, chromosome: 6 genome and encodes:
- a CDS encoding tryptophan-rich antigen, which translates into the protein MNYYDNAKRMLFNGVGGGAIVRTIDGAPQGGIMDNFLNICAFALIAAYMGYLIMMKSKNNKGKKEEDSLNPIPHLKNIYNKCKYTDDQAPMSKTDEWKHNAWKKWMLTLEDRWNKFINNVDKSKSEWMDKKDAQLIEWVKELQAKWLHFNPNMDQEYKIEFLKKSENWSDDKWKIWMLTEAQQLLEGDLKEWLSQAEAEYCKWTMDTWRHWKDSQIKEWITLDWKYEEDNFFSKVDEFSVEVLPVEDQRLWYAWKERIYKEGSDWKYWTSLKESKYVNENWELWEEWKNEKHEMFNEWLQLYTHKWIQQKQWRLWIGEKMSHDGHKSTSESVTVASPNEKKDDTEKKDEVKDAEKKDEVKADEMKKDDSDANNKFVIVGSAPAKPDEKKDEVKTDDKKDGDDVKGKFVIVPNTPAKSEEKKDDDDVKGKFVIVPNTPAKSEEKKDEVKTDDKKDDSDVKGKFVIVGNAPTKTDDKKDEVKIDEKKDDSDVKGKFVIVPNTPAKADDKKDEVKIDEKKDDSDVKGKFVIVPNTPAKSEEKKDEVKKDEIKKDDTHEFKSKYSTLTHSTTKADEKKDEVKKDEIKKDDTHEFKSKYSTLTHSTTKADEKKDEVKKDEVKKDEVKKDDIHELKSKYSTLTHSTTKADEKKDDTHEFKSKYSTLSHSTSKIDEKKEDNDASSLDDEHKRKHSSNPYLRTSKLT